A region of Sulfurimonas sp. DNA encodes the following proteins:
- the pckA gene encoding phosphoenolpyruvate carboxykinase (ATP) produces the protein MNLAELQDIGLKNIGKVYHNLGYDELIQHELDNGEVQQTKKGATAVDTGIFTGRSPKDKYFVDRDPSNKNIAWGSVNKKISAEIFADLLGVAQEQLSNKDLYVTDAFCGSSIASKRSVRFVSEIAWQSHFVKNMFIRPTEPELEVFKSDFVVLNACKAVNDKWKEHGMNSEVFILFDIENNIAIIGGTWYGGEMKKGIFSMMNYWLPLEGKLAMHCSANVGVNGDTALFFGLSGTGKTTLSTDPHRKLIGDDEHGWDNHGVFNFEGGCYAKTINLDGKSEPEIYNAIRKNALLENVVMYGEGEVDYEDGSKTENTRVSYPIEHIENHEPTLSAGHPKNIIFLTADAFGVLPPVSKLTKEQAMYYYLSGYTAKVAGTERGITEPVATFSACFGEAFLPLHPTVYAKLLGEKIDGHDVHVYLVNTGWTGGGYGVGKRMSIKNTRACITAILDGSIAKSEFDVIETFRLKIPKTLGEINPEILNPRNAWEDKELFDKTKDNLAEMFIENYKKYQTEEHMDFSPYGPILGS, from the coding sequence ATGAATTTAGCTGAGTTACAAGATATAGGATTAAAAAATATTGGTAAGGTTTATCATAATTTAGGTTATGATGAGTTAATTCAACATGAGCTTGACAATGGTGAAGTTCAGCAAACTAAAAAAGGTGCGACTGCTGTTGACACAGGTATCTTTACAGGGCGCAGTCCAAAAGATAAATATTTTGTTGATCGTGACCCATCAAACAAAAATATAGCTTGGGGTTCTGTAAACAAAAAAATTTCTGCTGAAATTTTTGCAGATCTTTTAGGAGTTGCACAAGAGCAATTATCAAATAAAGACTTATATGTAACAGATGCTTTTTGTGGTTCAAGTATAGCTTCAAAAAGATCAGTTCGTTTTGTATCTGAAATAGCTTGGCAATCTCACTTTGTAAAAAATATGTTTATTCGTCCAACTGAACCAGAGTTAGAAGTTTTTAAATCAGACTTTGTTGTTCTAAACGCTTGTAAAGCTGTAAATGATAAATGGAAAGAACACGGGATGAATTCAGAAGTATTTATACTTTTTGATATTGAAAATAATATTGCAATAATTGGTGGTACTTGGTATGGTGGTGAGATGAAAAAAGGAATTTTTTCAATGATGAATTACTGGTTACCATTAGAGGGTAAACTTGCTATGCACTGTTCTGCAAATGTTGGAGTAAATGGTGATACTGCACTTTTCTTTGGACTTAGCGGAACAGGTAAAACTACACTTTCTACTGACCCACATAGGAAACTAATAGGTGATGATGAACATGGTTGGGATAATCACGGTGTCTTTAACTTTGAAGGTGGATGTTACGCAAAAACTATTAATTTAGATGGAAAAAGTGAACCTGAAATTTATAATGCTATTAGAAAGAATGCACTTCTTGAAAATGTTGTAATGTATGGAGAAGGTGAAGTTGATTATGAGGATGGAAGCAAAACGGAAAATACTCGTGTTTCTTATCCAATCGAACATATTGAGAACCATGAACCAACCTTGAGTGCTGGACATCCTAAAAATATTATCTTTTTGACAGCAGATGCTTTTGGTGTTCTTCCTCCTGTGTCTAAACTAACAAAAGAGCAAGCAATGTACTACTATTTAAGTGGATATACTGCTAAAGTAGCTGGAACGGAGCGTGGAATTACAGAACCTGTAGCAACTTTTAGTGCTTGTTTTGGTGAAGCTTTTTTGCCACTTCATCCAACTGTATATGCTAAACTTTTAGGTGAAAAAATAGATGGACATGATGTTCATGTTTATCTAGTGAACACAGGATGGACTGGTGGAGGTTATGGCGTTGGTAAAAGAATGAGTATTAAAAATACTCGTGCGTGTATAACTGCTATTTTAGATGGAAGTATTGCTAAAAGTGAATTTGATGTTATTGAAACATTTAGACTGAAAATTCCGAAAACTTTAGGTGAAATAAATCCTGAAATCTTGAACCCTCGTAATGCTTGGGAAGATAAAGAGTTATTTGATAAAACTAAAGATAATTTAGCTGAAATGTTTATAGAGAATTATAAAAAATATCAAACAGAAGAACATATGGACTTCTCACCATATGGGCCAATACTAGGAAGCTAA